In the Acidobacteriota bacterium genome, CGATGACCGCGGCAGCGAAGAGGATCACGAGTAGCGCAGTGGCCCAAGTGTGCCGGTGCGCCAGGTGATCCAATCGCCGCGTCATCCCCATCCCCTTACTGGGGCGGCGGGGACCTGCCATCCATCGTGCGACCGGTCCCCGTGGGATTACCGCCCGAGTTCGATTATTGCACATCTAGCGCTCGTCGGTTTTGGTCGGGTCGAGTTTGCGTTCGACGTCTTCTGCCCAGGCGTCTGCCGGCGGGACGTGTGGCTCACGCGTCGTGTTGGGTTTTGTCCGGCTGAAAAACGCCAGCGCCGGTGCCCAACCGGGCCGCATGACGCGAACCGCAGCGGTGGCCGCGCCAGTGGCCGCTTCGGCGGTCTTGGCGGCGAGCAGCCGTCCCACCATCGCGAAACCGAGGAACGGCAGGAAGATGACAAACGCCAGGCCCAGCAGTGGTGCCAGCGCGAGCATCACCACCATGGGGACGCGGCGGTAGACGTCGGTGTCTGTTCCGGGCAGGGGGCCCTGGCGATCCACAGATTCGAGGTGGAACCGCGTCAGGTTGAAATAGAGCCCCGGGTCAACGTTTTGATTTGCAGTGTAAGTTGTCATGGCCAGTGCCTCCGTTATCTGAGGCCATACTGACGCCACCCCAGGGCACAAGCCATACGGTACTTGTCCGATTCTCGGACCTGCGAACGCTGCATCTTCCGCCCCACAGATGTAGGTTTCGGCCTTGGAGACCAGGCCGAGCTACGTTCGGAAGGGGCTGGCCCGAGTGTCCGCTACACGCAAACGAAAAACGCGCCTAGCGAGCGCGGGCGCGGGCGACGCGGTCGACGAGTTGCCGGAATTCGGTGCTGTCGATGCCCTTGCCGCTGAGCTCGAACTCAAACGAGCCGCCCTGGAAGGGCTCCACCTTCAGCTTATATGCGCCGATTTGCTCGACTTTTTTGATGTCGATGAGTTTCCAGATCCTGGCATCCTCGATCCGATCCGGCGACTCGTAGGTCACCGCCGTTTCGCTCAGGATTAACGTGCCCTGGCAGCTGCCAATCAGGTGCTGATGTTTGACCTGATAACTGGCGAGCACACCTGAAGCCGGAGTCGCGGTGGGCGCAGCGACTGGCGCCGCACTGGCGGGCTGCGCCGCTGCGGCGGTGGTTTCATACCACCGCATCACGTTGGCCGACTGCGTCAATCGAAACCGGAATGTGTCACGCTCACCGTCAGCATCGCGGAGCGGACGCCGTGTCACGATCGTCACCACGTCACCCGAGCGATCGATCTTCGCGATGTCGGCGCGATCGATCGAGATCGACGCCTTCGGGTTGTCGGCGGCCACGAACACAATGTGGTTGGCCACGAACGTCATCTGGCCTTTCGCGGCACCGAACGGTACCGCGAGTTCGGCATCCACAAACACCAAGGGGGACTGTGCGCGGACAATGCCGGCGGCGAACGCGGTGATGCTGAACACGACGAGGACGAGCGACAGGCGTTTCAGGGCTGACATCCAACCTCCAGCTGGTGTGGTGAGTGTCGATTAGACAGGCACGTGCAGGTGTTCGTCAACGGTCGCCGCCCGCAGCACAAACCCTGCGTTATAGTGAGGCCCTGGTGTCCAGGACCCTGCTTTTCACCGCCGCGGCGTTGTGCTCGGGGTTGATGCTCGGCGCCCAGCAGCCGTCCGTGTTCCGTGCGGGCGTCGAATATGTCCCGGTTGACGTCGTCGTGACCGATGGCAACGACGAACCCGTCACCGACCTGAAGGCCGACGAGTTCGAGATTTACCAGGGCGGGCGCACGCAGACCGTCGCGGATTTCAGATTCGTGTCAATTCCGGTCGCCGAACGCGACGTTGCGGCGGTCAGGAAGCAGCCCGACATCCAGAACGTGGCGTCGAACGTCCAGGTGTCACCAGACAGCCGCTTATTCGTGCTGCTCATCGACGACCTGCACACACTCGAATATGAAATCGTTCAAGTCAAGCAGGTCATGACGGACTTCGTCCGCGCGTTGTCGCCCGCCGATGAGGTAGCCGTCGTGTTTGCGGGGCGATCGGATCTCAGTGTGAATTTCACGACCGATCCTGCGCGCATGCTGCGCGCGATTGACAACACGCGCGAGGCGTTTGGATTCGCGATTGACGCGCTGGGCCGTTCGGCGAATGAGGACCGAGGCATGAATGGCCGTGCGATGACGGCTCCGGGCCGTGCGGTGGCGTTTGCGTTCAAGAACGCGGCGCGAGCCCTCGCCGGCTCCGGGCATCCGCGCAGGGCCATCGTCTACGTGAGTGGCGGATCGCCGATAGATCACGAGGCGGCGAACTGGACCCACGTGGTGTCCGAGGATCTGAGGGACGCGTTTGAGACGGCACGGCGTTCGAACGTTCCTATTTATTCGCTTGATCCGCGCGGCCTCGCGCAACCGGCGGATGTGGTTCGAGGCGGCATTGGGGCCATCGGCGGCGGGGGGGCGACATCCACCTACGGCGTCATGAAGCAAATCCAGGTACAGCAGGCCAACCTGTCTGTGGCGTCAATCAATACAGGCGGACGGGCGTTTGTGAATCAGTCTGACCTCGCCGGCGCGATCAAAGCCATCGTCCGCGAGAACGGCAGCTTCTACGTGCTTGGCTACTATCCGTCGCCGGCTCCGAAGGACGGCCGCTTTCACCCGATCGAGGTCAAGGTGACACGGCCCGGCGTGCGGGTGCGCGCCCGTCCCGGCTACACGTCGGCGTCTGCTGCCGGCGCGGATGAGAGCACCGCCGACCGGCTGGCTGCGGCCATGTCGTCTGGGGTGGACATGCGCGGGTTGATGTTACGTGCGCACGTCGCTCCGCTGTTGCCCTTCGACAAAGTGATGCGCAGCACGGTGACGATTCAGGTCACGTATCCCACCATCAACAGCGACCTGCCGTTTGACGAGGTGAAGGTGCAGATCGCCGCGCTCGACGCCGACGGCAAAGTGCGGGCCTCATCGGACCGGGGCTATACGTTCAAGGCGCCCCGCAGTGAACGCGAGTCCGCCACGTTCTTGATCAACGGTTCGATCGACCTGCCCGCCCAGCCACTGACCGTGCGCATTGGTGTGTCCAGCCGTGCGCTGGGTCGAACCGGCACGCTCCAGATTCCGGTCAGCGTCCCGAAGCCGTCCGACGATCATCTGCAAATGGGCGCAGCCGTGATCGGGCTGACGGGGCCGCCCAGGGAGTCGGCGCTGGGCGATGTACTGGTGCGCGGTCTGGTGCCGTTTCAGCCCACCACCACCAGGCTCTTCAGTCCTCGTGCCACGCTTCGGGTCTTCATTCCGCTGTTCTGGCGCGGGCGCGAGGATAACGCGAAAGTCACGCTGACGCTGCGGGGCGAGGCGTTTACCGCACAGCGTGAAGAATCGCTGGCGGCGTCCGCCGGGGACAAAGGCCTACGCCTGACATCGCTCGACACCTTGATTCCGTTGGCGAAGTTTGCCGGGCCGGTGACCTTGCAGATTGAAGCCCGGTTGCCGAACGGGCAGACGGCACAACAGTCGATCGGCTTCGACGTCCGCCGGTAGATTCGGCCGTCATGTTATCGTTGGATGTTGGTTGATTTGATTTGTTGGAGGTTATGTATATGCGTCGATTGACAATCACGGCCGTGGCTGTTCTGGTGTGCGCTGCGGGCCTCACAGCCGCTGGGGCCGCCCAGGCCAAGAAATTCGGGACCGCCCTCACCCTGACCGAAGTCACCAAGGTCTCCGACATCTACGCGTCGCCCGACAAGTTCAACGGCAAGCGCGTGCTCGTGCAGGGGCCCATCGTTGACGTGTGCGCGGAGATGGGATGCTGGCTCGCGATCGGCAGCGACAAGGAATTTCAGACCATCCGCTTCAAGGTGGAAGACGGCGTGATCGTGTTCCCGATGTCGGTCAAGGGCATGACCGCGAAGGTCGAGGGTGTCCTGGCGGTGTCCCTGCTGAGCGAAGCGGACCAGATCAAACAGGGCGAGGAAATGGCCCGCGAAAAGAAGACGACCTTTGACCCGAAAACCGTCAAGGGCCCGAAAACCAGCATCCAGATCAAGGGTGAAGGCGCAGAAGTTAAGTAACTGGGGAAGTGGCGTGTGAAGTGGCGGCGGCTTAATAACGTCCTGCATCGGGACGTCGGCTATTTGGCGGTGGGACTGACGCTCGTGTTTGGCGTGTCAGGACTGGCCCTCAATCATCGCGCCGACTGGAACCCGTCGTATCGGCAGCAGAAGACCGCAAAGCAAATCGCGCCCCTCACGGCCACCGATCGCGACGGACAGGTCCGGGAGGCACTCAGCCAGTTGGGCGTCACAGGTGAGCCCAGGAATGCCTTCCGGCCTGATCCGCAGACCCTCCAGATTTTTTTCGAGAACACCACCTACGCGATCGACATTCCTACCGGCAAGGTGATCGTGGACGCCGTGCGGCCCCGCCCGGTGCTCTTCGAACTGAACCAGATGCACCTCAACGCCGGCAAGGGCGTCTGGACATTCATCGCCGACGTGTATGCGGTGGCCCTGATCTTCATGGCCGTGACCGGTGTCTTTGTCCTGCGAGGGAAGACCGGCATCACCGGCCGCGGCGCGTGGCTTGTGACACTCGGTGTGCTCGTGCCCGTCGTGTACTGGGTCTGGGCGATGCTGTGACCAGACCGGCCGGTCTACGCGCTACCGACCGCTGAGGGCGAGGCCGATGGTCTCGGCGACGACTGACATGACGAAAACGGCGCTTGCCGCGTACACGCAGAGCCAGACGATTTGACGGGCGATGCGGCGGCGGCCTCGATCAACGGTGCGATGATTGGTGAACGCAAAACCAACCAGGAGCAGTACGAAGCCGGACGCCGCCCACTCAAAAGAGCCGTACAACGAGGCGTACAGCCGCCACCAGATGTGGTTGTTCGGGTCAGGCCGGCCCAGCGTGGCGTGGAGGACCGGCTGCAGGGCCTGCGCCAGCCAGCTGATTGCTGCGCGTGGTCCCCTGGCCAACAGCGGCACCGCGGCCATCGCAGCGAGCATCGTCGCGCCGGCGATGACCGGGAAGGACGCCAGAAACGCACGGACACCGCTCGTGCTGAGCGACGACACGTATAGAGCGGCGGCACTGAGCAGGACCACGGCCATTGCCGGATAGCTGCGATCGCGGACTCCCGGTTCCGGGGCAATCATTTCCAACAGGGACGGGAGCACCCAGGCCAGGGCCAGGGCGAGCGCGACGACGATGCCGGATTTGATGGCCCATTGCTTCCACGCGGCGAACGGAAGCAATGTTTGCCAGTCGGCTGTGCCGAAGCGGCGTTCCTCGGCGCTGGCAAGAGCGCCGATCATCACGGGGACCAGGCCGCTGTGCAGGCTCACGCTGATGTACAGGGCCGATTCCGTGAACACGTTGGGGGCCAGGCGGAGTCCTGTAATCACCGCCAGCCAGACCGCAATGTAGGCGCCCGACACCACAAAGGTGACCTGCTGGAGCCAGAACTCTTTCTTGACGAGCGCCCACAAGGGGTGAACGGCATGAGCGCGCTCCGCGTCGATGGTCGCCCGGCCGAGCCACGCGATCGAAAGATCCAACTCGGCCTGGGACCCACCGCTGACCTCGAAGCGTCATGAACGCGCGCCACGTCATCAGCGCGCCAAGGCCCGCCAACGCCATGGTGGCCTGCCAGAGGCTGTCGAATGGCACGTGGAAGTACGAACCGACCACCCAGAGCAGCGAGGGCAATGCGCCGCCAAACACCGCGCCCGCCAGCGGGCCGCCGCACGCCATCGTCATCCACGGCGCCAGGAAGAGGCCGCAGGCGAACGGCAGTGCGCACAACATCAGCAGCTTTCCGCTGTTCTCTGCTCCGAACCAGGGGTCCGACGCGAATGCCGTCATCGCCAGGGCGGCGAGCCCCAACAGCATCGGCCACAGGACGGCAAACTTCGTCAGCAGGAGGCGTGCGCGAGAGGCCGGCTGGACCAGAAGTCCGGATAACGTCCCGTGCGAGTACTCCTGCCCGAGCGACAACGCGCCGAGCGCGATGGCACCGCCTGCATAGGCAAAGAGACCAAAGACCATGGATGCGGGCGGCACCGTGGCGCGCCCGTCCGGAGTAAAGTGGCGGTCGTCGAGCATCGGCGGCAGTTCCTGCAGCAGCACCCAACAGGCGAGCATGCCCGCAACAATCGCCGCCCACCACGGCAGCAGTTCCCGCAGTTCCTTGCGGAGTTGGAGCGGCAGCGCCCTCGTCACACCGTGGCCCCCGCAGATTGCAGTGTCGTGACGAAGATCTCTTCGAGCGAGAGCGACTCCGTTTCGATGGCTTCAGGCGAACCCGCCCTCAGGCGTGCGATCACATCGGCGGAGTTGCCGTTGACCACCATTTCAACCTCACGACCCTGCCGCCGCAGCACGCGGGCACCGCCGAGATCCAGGGTGGTTGGGGGCACGGCAAACCGCACGTAGATCTTCTGATACCGCTCTCGTGCCGTGTCGGCGTCGAGCGTCAGCACCTCGCGCCCGTTGTCGATGATCGTGAACTCGTCGATCAGGCCTTCGAACTCCGAAATGAGGTGCGTGGAGACGAACACCGTTCTGCGTCCCGGCGCGCCTTCCTGATACGCGCCGATCACGGTCTGGATGAACTCGCGGCGGACGATGGGATCGAGGCCCGATGTGGGTTCATCCAGCACGAGCAGTTCAGGATCGGGGCAGATGGCGGTGATGAGGGCAAGTTGCGTGCGCTGCCCCTTGGACAGGTGGCTGGTCTTCTGCGACACGGGCAGCCGGAACCGATCCAGCAGCGCACTTTCCGTGTCGCGATTCCACTGCGGGCGGAAGGAGGCCACGTAGTCGAGCGTGTTGCGCACGGTCATCCACGGATAGAAGCCGACCTGATCGGGCACATAGGCGATGCGCGACTTGACCGCCACTTCATTTGTCGCTGGGTCCAGCCCAAACACTGAGACTGTGCCGCTCGTGGGCTGCAGCAGGTTCAGCAAGCATTTGATCGTCGTCGTCTTGCCGGCGCCATTCCTGCCGAAGAAGCCGTAGCAGCGGCCCGGCTCCACGCGGAGGCTGAGGCCGTTGACGGCGTCGGTGCGTCCGTAGCGGCGCACCAGGTTGTTGATGGCGATGACCGGAGTGTCCTGTGGCATTGGCATCATCCTTTGGCGGCATCCGTGGCGCGGGTTCGCCGTTTTTCAAACGCGTCGTACCGTTCATCGGCCAGGCGCACGAATTCGGTCTTGCCCACCTGCAGGTGGTGCGCCTGCACAACGGCCTGGTCCATGTCTTCAGTGACCAGTTTCATGCGGGCGTCTTTGCGCAGGGGAGAGCTGCCGGCGCTGATGAAACAGCCCTTGCCGGCGGCGGTGTCGATCACGCCCTGGCGCTCCAACTCCGTGTAGGCCTTCGCCACCGTGTTGCGATTGACCCTCAGTTCCTCGGCGAGGGGGCGGATGGACGGCAACGTGTCGCCGGCCTGGGCGGCGCCCGAGGCCACCGCGGCCTTCACCTGGTCTACCACCTGCAGGTAGACCGGCTTGCCCGACTTGAAGTTGAGTTCGAATCGCATTGCTTGCTGTCATATGACACTAGGACACTTGACTGCGGCTGTCAAGTCCACCGCGCGCCGCGGGTCCACACCTCGCGGGGCGGTGATACATTTCCGCCGTGAGATTCATCGCCTCGATTGCCTTTGTGTCTGGCGCCTTCGCCGTGTCGCCCGTGTTCAGCCAGGCGCCCGCCGCCACCCTTGACGCTGCGGCTGCCGGCCGCTTCGCGGCCCTGGCGCTCGAGTGCGTGCAGAAGGAGTATCCCAACAAAATCGCGCACGTCCTCAATTCGCCGGACGATGTGAAGGCGCCGCACGAATTGACGCCGGCCTTTTACGGTTGCTACGACTGGCATTCATCGGTGCACGGGCATTGGCTGCTCGCGCGCCTGGCCCGGACCTTCCCTGACGCGCCGTTTGCTGCCGGTGCAGTGGCGGCACTTCAGGTCAACATCACACCGGCCAGGATTACAGGCGAGGTGGCCTATCTGAAGGGCACCGGGCGAGAGTCCTTCGAGCGGCCCTATGGCCTCGCATGGCTATTGCAGCTGGCGGCCGAGCTGCGTGAGTGGCAGTCGCCGGAAGCCGCGCAGCTCGCGTCCGCGCTGCGTCCACTTGAGGCGGCGGTGATTGAACGCCTGAACGCCTGGTTGCCCAAGCTCGCGTATCCCATTCGAGAAGGTGAACACCCGCAGACGGCATTCTCGTTCGGGCTGATGCTGGACTACGCACGCGCCCACGATCCCGCGCTGGCCAGCCTCGTTGCGGGGAAGGTGCGCGAGTTTCACCTGAACGACCGCGACTGCCCGATCACCTACGAGCCGTCGGGACAGGACTTTCTGTCGCCGTGCATCGCAGAGGCCGACTTGATGCGGCGTGTGCTGGCACCGCAGGAATTCGCCCGCTGGCTGACGGCGTTTCTTCCACGCATCCCGTCTTCAGAGTCGGGTGCATGGCTCTCTGTGGGCGTGGTGACCGACAAGACCGACGGCAAACTGGCGCACCTTGATGGTCTGAATCTCAGTCGCGCGTGGATGCTTGAGGGTATTGCGGCAGGGCTGCCCACCGGAGACGGGCGCCGCCGCGCACTGCTGGCCGCTGCCAGGACGCACGCATCAAGCGGACTTGCGGCGGTCACCGGCGAACACTACGCCGGCGGACATTGGCTCGGCAGCTTCGCCGCCTATCTCACGACTCGACGGGGGCTCGGGAAGTAGCGCGGACCCGAACGCGCGAGCGAAGATCATCGATGAGCGAGTAGGCGACCGGCGTCACCAGCAGCGTCAGCAGCAACGAAAGCGTCTGGCCGCCGATGACGACCACGGCGATGCTACGGCGTTCTTCAGCGCCCGGGCCGTTGCCGAGCGCCAGCGGCAACATGCCACCCACCAGCGCCAGCGTCGTCATCAGGATGGGCCGGAGACGGTCGCGGTTGGCGCGCATGATGGCGTCGAAGCGCTCAAGGCCCTGCGCGCGAAGGTTGTTCATGTGATCGATCTGCAGGATGGCGTTTTTCTTGACCACGCCAAACAACACGAGCAGGCCAAGGGCCGAATACAGATTCAGCGTCTGTCCGGTCATCCACAACGACAACAGCGCAAATGGAACCGCCACCGGCAGCGAAAGCAAAATGGTGAACGGGTGCACCACGCTCTCGAACTGCGCCGCCAGGATCATGTACATGAAGATGACCGACAGCATGAACGCCCAGAGAAACTCGGTGAATGTACGTTCGAGTTCACGGGCCCGGCCGGCCACTGCCACGCTGTAGGCCGCCGGCATACCCAGGCCGATAGCCGCCTGACGCAGAGCCTCCATCCGGTCGGCCTGCGCGAAGCCCGGCGCCACGCCCGCGCGGAGGTTCGCTTGGCGCTGGCGGTTGCTGCGGTCGATGCGCGACGGGCTCTCGGCTTCGACAATCTGCACCAGGTTGTCGAGTCGCACCAGGTCGCCGCTGCGTCCGGGCACGAGCAGATGGCCCAGCGTCTGCGGGTCGTTCCGGTCGCGCTCGGCCAGGCGCAACTGGACGTCGTAGTCGTCGTTCACCTTCGCATCCCGGAATCGTGTGACCTCGGCGTCGCCGCCCACCATCACGCGAAGTGCCGTGGCAATGTCCTGCGTCTCCACCTGGAGGTCGGCCGCCCGCGCGCGGTCGATTCGCACCTGAAGCTCAGGCTTGTTGAGCTTGAGCGTGGTGTCGGCGTCCACGATCCCGAGCGCTTCCGACATGTCGCGCAACTTTTCCGTGTAGTCGGCCAGCGGCTGCAGTTCAGGTCCGCGCACCGCCAGGTCCAGTTCCGTGCGACCACCACCCAGATTGATGGACTGCACGTTGCGCACGGAGCTTCGAAGGTCCGTGAACTTCCGCAGCCGGCCGCGCACCGACCGCATGACCTCGCCCTGCGAGGCGTTCCCTCTGAACGCCGCTGCCGGGTCGAGGCTGACAATCCCTTTCAGGAGCCGCATCCAGTTGAAGGCACGCTCGTGGTGTGCCGCCAGCTTCACGTACAGCTGTCCCTGATTGACTCCACCAAGGAATCCGCCGCCGGCAGTGGCCAGGACGACGCGCACGTGGGGCAGGGATCGCACTTCGCTTTCAACGGCCAGCATGGCTTCGTTCATCGCGCCGAGGCTGGTGCCTTCCGGCGCCGTAATGCCCACCTCAAACTCGCCCTCGTCCACGCCGGTCGGCACAAACTCCTGCAGCACACGGCCGTAGATCGGGACGACGCTGACAATCACGAGCAGCGCGGCGCCTGCGAGCACCAGCCGGTGATGCATCGCCCAATTGAGTACGCGTGTGTAGAACCGGTCGATCACGGCATAAAACCCATCGCGTGACGTGCCATGCCCAGGGCGCCGGTTGCGAAACAGCCTGGCGCTCATCATCGGCGTCAGGGTGAACGACACCAGCAGGCTCACCAGGATGGCCACGGCCGCGGTAATGCCGAACTGGTACAGGAAACGCCCGGCGATGCTCGACATGAACGAGACCGGCACGAAAATGACCACCAGGCTGAGTGTGGTGGCCAGCACCGGCAGGGCAATTTCCGCCGTGGCTGCCCGAGCCGCCTCGAACGACCCCATGCCCTTCTCTTCGACAAACCTGAAGATGTTCTCGAGCACCACAATGGCGTCGTCAATGACGATGCCGACCATGAGCACCAGGGCAAGCATGGTGACGCTGTTGAGCGTGAAGCCGAGTGCGGCCATCATGCCAAACGTCGAAATCACCGACGCGGGAATGGCAATGCCGGCGATGAGCGTGGCGCGCCAGTCGCGCATGAACAGAAACACCACCAGGCACGCAAGGATGCTGCCCATCAGCAGGTGGACATTGATCTCGCTCAGCGCAGCGTGAATGTACAGGGACTGGTCGCGAATGATCTCGACCTTCACATCCGCCGGCAACTGCGGGCGGGCGGTGTTGAGGTTGGTCTTCACGCTGTCGATGACCGCCACGGTATTGGCGCCCGACTGGCGCCGGACTTCAAGCGTGACGGTTGGCACACCGTCGAGCCGCGCGATTGACCGCTGCTCCTTGGTGCCGTCCTCGGCATAGCCGATGTCCCGGATGCGGATCGGGGCGCCCTGGCGGCTGGCGATGACGAGATTGTCGAAGTCGCGCGGATCCACCACGCGTCCCATGGTGCGCAGCGTCTGTTCCCGCGTGGTGCCGGTGACGTTGCCGCCCGGCAGGTCCGCATTCTGGCGCGCGAGCGTGTCGCGTACGGCCGTGATCGGCAGCTGGTACGCCGCCAGGCGGCCGGCGTCCACCCACACATTGATCGCGCGTTCGAGTCCGCCGACGATCTCGACGCCGCCGACGCCGTCGGCGCGCTCAAGGAATGGGCGGAGCACCTTGTCGGCCAGTTCCGTGAGCTCGCGCAACGGACGGTCGGCCGAGAGCGCGATGCTGATCACCGGCGAGGAGTCGTTGTCTGACTTGGCGACGACCGGTGCGCGCGCGTCGCGCGGCAGCTGCGCCACGACAGACGCCACGCGATCGCGCACGTCCTGGGTGGCCGTGTCGATGTCGCGCTCCAGCTTGAACGTGGCGATGACGATGGAAGAACCAGGGCCCGACACCGACCGCAGTTCGTCCAGGCCTTCGACCCGGTTGACGGCTTCTTCCAGGGGCTGAGAGACCAGGACCTCAATCTCTTCAGGCGACGCGCCCGGCAGCGTCGTGCGCACGAAGACCTGCGGCAGGTCCACGGCCGGGAAGCGATCGACGCCGAGCGAGCCGTACGTGGCGGCGCCCACCACCACGAGGCACAACACCAGCATCGAGGCGAAGACGGGGCGCTTGATGCAGATCGCGGCGAGAGACTTCACGGGCGGCCTCCCGACGTGCTGACGGTGACGGCATCACCGGCGACGAGATTGCCGGGCGACACCACCACACGATCGCCGGCTGTAACGCCTGTCAGAATCTCGACGCGATCCGCCTCACGCCGGCCGACGGTGATTCGGCGCTCTGCGGCTTTGCCGTCGGCGACCACAAACACCTTGTCCACGCCGGCAAAACTCACCACCGCCGAGGCCGGCACCAGCAGTGCCGTGCCGACCGAATCCGTCACCACCTCGGCATTGGCGAACGCACCGGGCCTGAGCTGTCCCGACGGGTTGGCGACTTCTGCTTCGATGCTGAGCGTGCGACTGGCTTCTTCAATGGCCGGACTGATGCGCGCCACGCGGCCAATGTGTACGACGCTGTCGCCCTCAAGGGTGACGCGCACCGCCTGACCCAACCGCACCGCGGCCGACTCACGCTCGGAGATCGACAGCCGCAATCGCAGCGGATTGATTTTGACTATGGTCACCACGGGTGCGCCGGCCGCCAGGTACTGCCCGGGCGTGGCATGGCGTTCGCGCACGCTGCCGGCAAACGGCGCCCGGAGCCTGGAATCGGTCACGGCCTGTTTGGCGAGCTCAAGTTCGGTGCGCCGCTGCACCAGCAGCGCCTGCCGGTTGTGCACCTCTTCGATTGAATCCTGGTATCGCCCCTCAGCCACGCGCAAGTTCGCCTGCGCGGCGTCAAGGTCGGCCTGGCTCCCGATACCGTCCTTCGCAAAGGAGGCGGCGCGGTCGCGCACCAGTCTCGCCTGATCGAGGACTGCACGCGCCTGGCGGACAACCGAGGTCTGCTCAATGTCGATGCGCTCCTCGGCGCCGTCGGCCGGCAGCCCGAGTCGCGCGCGCGCCTGCTGCAGCGCCGCGTCTGCCTGAGTGACCCTGAGCTGGAAATCCGTTGACGCGAGGCTCGCCAGCGTCTGGCCGGACTCCACCGACGTGCCCAGGTCGACGTCGAGTTGCTCAAGGCGGCCGGTGACCTTGAAGGCCATCGTCACCTGATCTTCAGCCGCGAGCGTGCCTGTGACGGCGATCGCGCGTTCGATGCGG is a window encoding:
- a CDS encoding VWA domain-containing protein — translated: MSRTLLFTAAALCSGLMLGAQQPSVFRAGVEYVPVDVVVTDGNDEPVTDLKADEFEIYQGGRTQTVADFRFVSIPVAERDVAAVRKQPDIQNVASNVQVSPDSRLFVLLIDDLHTLEYEIVQVKQVMTDFVRALSPADEVAVVFAGRSDLSVNFTTDPARMLRAIDNTREAFGFAIDALGRSANEDRGMNGRAMTAPGRAVAFAFKNAARALAGSGHPRRAIVYVSGGSPIDHEAANWTHVVSEDLRDAFETARRSNVPIYSLDPRGLAQPADVVRGGIGAIGGGGATSTYGVMKQIQVQQANLSVASINTGGRAFVNQSDLAGAIKAIVRENGSFYVLGYYPSPAPKDGRFHPIEVKVTRPGVRVRARPGYTSASAAGADESTADRLAAAMSSGVDMRGLMLRAHVAPLLPFDKVMRSTVTIQVTYPTINSDLPFDEVKVQIAALDADGKVRASSDRGYTFKAPRSERESATFLINGSIDLPAQPLTVRIGVSSRALGRTGTLQIPVSVPKPSDDHLQMGAAVIGLTGPPRESALGDVLVRGLVPFQPTTTRLFSPRATLRVFIPLFWRGREDNAKVTLTLRGEAFTAQREESLAASAGDKGLRLTSLDTLIPLAKFAGPVTLQIEARLPNGQTAQQSIGFDVRR
- a CDS encoding DUF4920 domain-containing protein, whose product is MRRLTITAVAVLVCAAGLTAAGAAQAKKFGTALTLTEVTKVSDIYASPDKFNGKRVLVQGPIVDVCAEMGCWLAIGSDKEFQTIRFKVEDGVIVFPMSVKGMTAKVEGVLAVSLLSEADQIKQGEEMAREKKTTFDPKTVKGPKTSIQIKGEGAEVK
- a CDS encoding PepSY-associated TM helix domain-containing protein → MKWRRLNNVLHRDVGYLAVGLTLVFGVSGLALNHRADWNPSYRQQKTAKQIAPLTATDRDGQVREALSQLGVTGEPRNAFRPDPQTLQIFFENTTYAIDIPTGKVIVDAVRPRPVLFELNQMHLNAGKGVWTFIADVYAVALIFMAVTGVFVLRGKTGITGRGAWLVTLGVLVPVVYWVWAML
- a CDS encoding ABC transporter permease subunit, whose protein sequence is MTRALPLQLRKELRELLPWWAAIVAGMLACWVLLQELPPMLDDRHFTPDGRATVPPASMVFGLFAYAGGAIALGALSLGQEYSHGTLSGLLVQPASRARLLLTKFAVLWPMLLGLAALAMTAFASDPWFGAENSGKLLMLCALPFACGLFLAPWMTMACGGPLAGAVFGGALPSLLWVVGSYFHVPFDSLWQATMALAGLGALMTWRAFMTLRGQRWVPGRVGSFDRVARPGDHRRGARSCRSPLVGARQERVLAPAGHLCGVGRLHCGLAGGDYRTPPGPQRVHGIGPVHQREPAQRPGPRDDRRSCQRRGTPLRHSRLANIASVRRVEAMGHQIRHRRRARPGPGLGAPVPVGNDCPGTGSPRSQLSGNGRGPAQCRRSIRVVAQHERCPCVSGVLPGHRRRDDARCDGRGAAVGQGTTRSNQLAGAGPAAGPPRHAGPA
- a CDS encoding ABC transporter ATP-binding protein codes for the protein MPQDTPVIAINNLVRRYGRTDAVNGLSLRVEPGRCYGFFGRNGAGKTTTIKCLLNLLQPTSGTVSVFGLDPATNEVAVKSRIAYVPDQVGFYPWMTVRNTLDYVASFRPQWNRDTESALLDRFRLPVSQKTSHLSKGQRTQLALITAICPDPELLVLDEPTSGLDPIVRREFIQTVIGAYQEGAPGRRTVFVSTHLISEFEGLIDEFTIIDNGREVLTLDADTARERYQKIYVRFAVPPTTLDLGGARVLRRQGREVEMVVNGNSADVIARLRAGSPEAIETESLSLEEIFVTTLQSAGATV
- a CDS encoding GntR family transcriptional regulator translates to MRFELNFKSGKPVYLQVVDQVKAAVASGAAQAGDTLPSIRPLAEELRVNRNTVAKAYTELERQGVIDTAAGKGCFISAGSSPLRKDARMKLVTEDMDQAVVQAHHLQVGKTEFVRLADERYDAFEKRRTRATDAAKG
- a CDS encoding DUF2891 domain-containing protein, with amino-acid sequence MRFIASIAFVSGAFAVSPVFSQAPAATLDAAAAGRFAALALECVQKEYPNKIAHVLNSPDDVKAPHELTPAFYGCYDWHSSVHGHWLLARLARTFPDAPFAAGAVAALQVNITPARITGEVAYLKGTGRESFERPYGLAWLLQLAAELREWQSPEAAQLASALRPLEAAVIERLNAWLPKLAYPIREGEHPQTAFSFGLMLDYARAHDPALASLVAGKVREFHLNDRDCPITYEPSGQDFLSPCIAEADLMRRVLAPQEFARWLTAFLPRIPSSESGAWLSVGVVTDKTDGKLAHLDGLNLSRAWMLEGIAAGLPTGDGRRRALLAAARTHASSGLAAVTGEHYAGGHWLGSFAAYLTTRRGLGK